The genomic DNA GTGTTTGGAGGTAAATTCACCCAGAGCTCTGGGTGCGAGTCTTGCTTCCAGAAATAGAAGCTTAGAAAGATCCATCTTCCTATCCCACTGTTTGGAATGAGGAGAAGATGTGTatgcatttctcaaaggggaaagCAAACTTGGTGTCCCTTAATAATGTGCTGTggagactgcatccgcactgcagaaataacccagtttgaccctgctttaacttcCAGGCTTCTgttccatggaattctgggaagggcagCTTGTCCTGGCACCAGAGTGGGCTCAGCAGCTTGGTATTTTATATGTTAATGTATAAAAGTATGTCAAATAGATTGTAGTCAGCAGGGTCATACATATGAAAGAAtacaaatattgcagtttgactcctctttaactgccagggctctgtgctatggaattctgggaatggtagtttgttctgGGACCATTCCCGTAATTGCATAGCATGgaatcatggcacttaaagtggggtcaaactggattattcttacagtgtgaatgcagccttagtcagactcagaaggttgaaatatagggcatgtcctggaaaaggaggacatctggtcaccctgaattgCAGGAGAATGAATGATTTCTGGTGGCTGGCAGTTTAATAGTGGCAACCTCAAAACGAACCCCCTGCTTCACCCTTGGATCTGGACTTTCatactgaaatgaagaaaatggatGTTGGTATAACAagctccaaagcacactgcagaaagagtCCAGTTTGAGATGGTTTTTAAcagccctgcctcagtgctaaggaatcctgggacttgtagtttattgtggcaccagagttctctgtttGAGAAGGGTAAATTCTTCCCAAAacgacagtttccagaattccctagcattgagccagggcagttacagtggtctcaaactggattatttctgcaatgtgttttggacctaagagtaCATTTAGCATGAAACAAATTCCAAGGCTCAGAATTTACTTGAGTATGTGTCCTTTGCACTCGGACCCGGCTCTTGGATTCTGGGGTTATGATAATAAAAAAGTAGCTCCCACAACTTTGTAGTCTgccttttttaataataaaatattagatCCCACAAACATGTAGTGCAGTTTGCCTGTCAGTTTTGTATGGAACTGGGTTTTTAAGTGATTCCACTTAACCATTTTAATCCGTGCTAGAATCTGCGACTCTGACCAGATGCTTCTTGCCTTTCACAAGGTTCAACAGACTGACTTGTTTCTTCTTGAGGCACATGAGGAGTTGGCAGTTTGCAAATATTATGAAAAAAGATTATTGGATTTCTGCTCTGTATTCAAGCCAGCAATGCCCAGATCTGTGGTGGTGAGTTCTTTTTATTGCATCCGCTTGCATTATCTGAGACTAGAGGAAGCAGCATCTGAGACGTTAACAACTCTTGATTAAAAAATCCTCTTTTTGtgcttgacaagatttatttttaCCCTAACCTTTCTAAGATTATTCCACTTGTTGTAGTTGTCCCCTCCAGATGTAAACATATTATTTTGTTGAGCATACATAGAGCGAGCAAATTTCACAGCTGTTCTTTGACTTCAGGCACTTAGAATTAAGGCACAAGGGTTTCTGTCACAGGGCAAATGGCTGGTTGACGTCCAACATTTTTGTCCTCTAAAATACCTCCATCACCAACCTTCTGTACATCGAAatgtcggtgtgtgtgtgtgtgtgtgtgtgcacgcaagAGAGAGCGCATAGGGCAATTCTGCTCATGTGACTGAGTTCTGAGCACAAGAATTTGACAGCTTTAAAGGGTCTAAATACCATAAAGGAACCATATCCttttgatcttggaaattaagcaggatCAGCAcaggttaatacttggatgggagaccaccagtaaATACTaagttctgtaggctatatttcagaggatggaattggcaaaacctcctccgagtattccttgcttaagaaaaagctatgaaattcatggggttgccataagaggCAGCAGCttgaacacacatacatacatgtatccAGTGAGAATAGCTGAGTGGAGGAAGAATTCCTTGCACACCCATCCAGATCTGGCTGCTTTTTAGAGATGCCAAATGGTAGACAAGCACCAAAGGCAGAAAGCATAAGCAGCTCCCCCaagccaacagtctcaagaatggGTAATTCATGCTCTTCTTTGCCTTACAGAAGTTTATATTGTTCAGGCCCCAATAGTAGCAAGACAGTAGGTGTCAGAATTGCAAGGTGTGAATTAGCTTCTCTACTACTGATTTCTGATGTCCTTCCAGAGTTTGTGCAGCAATTTTCAGAGTGCTGTTGAAAAAAATCTCTTCAGTTAGCAGCAATTTATTTGAGCCTCTTGTTTGCAGGATTATGAGAAAACGTACTgttaaaattcatggggtcaccataagtcaacaggcaatttgaaggcacaaacacatgCATACCCGCACAATGGTTTTTTTGCCCTAGAATCAGAGCGTTGGAAATGATAATGGGATCAGAGAAGCGAACTGATTTGTCTTCCAGTTGACCTTTCCCAAAGAAGACTACATCTCAGCTTTATCAGACATAAGCAAGTAGACTACTAAAGCTGGAGAAGGACAATTGTGAAAAAACCTAACATTTCAAGAGAGTATATGAGcattttttctagtgagttgtgctCCTTTTAAGTCAGAAAAGGGTTGCAATACTGACACAGATGTTGGCTAAGAGGGAAATTTTAGTGACTGTTTCCCTTCAGATAGATGAACTGGTGAGGATAGTTAGCAGTGACCCAGGTGTTTCATTCCTCTAGGAAGGACTTGTCCTTTCTCCTGTTCTCTTGCAGTGACTTCCCCTCTGGCTCTGTTGAACGCTCAtggcttctgaataaacatgtactGTATAGGATTGATCTGTACATTACTATTCCATTTAATTGCTGGACATATCCTGCATTTCCTTTATACATTCTGTAGGATAGTACAGGTGCTATTCTCTGCTATCATGTGAATGAATTCTCTGACTATATTTTCATTTCAGGGATCAGCCTGCATGTACTTCAAACGTTTTTACCTCAACAACTCAGTGATGGAGTATCACCCTCGTATAATTATGTGAGTAAATGATACACTTTGTGTATTCGTTTAAATTTTTGTGAGTAGACTGTCAGTTTTAAGTGCTAATGATATGGAAAAATTCATGGCTTCAAATAAGAGGGAAACATTCCTCAGTTTCCATTTAAGATGGAGGTTGGAGCATCATGTGGTTCTCCATATATTGTTGAGAGTGCAAATATTAGCAGTCCTAGCCATCAAAACCAATTCTGAGAAATGCTGTTAGCTGCAGTctagcaatatctggagagcagCACACTTCCCATTCCTAGGCTAGGATTTTTAGGTTAGATTGCTTTAAATGCTTCATATGTTCACTATATAATTTGTAATTATCTTCCTTGTAATGAgatgtgtttgctgtttgtttttaaggTTAACATGTGCATTCTTGGCCTGTAAAGTAGATGAATTCAATGTGTCTAGTGCACAGTTTGTTAGTAACCTTCGTGAAAGCCCAGTGGGACAGGAAAAGGCTCTTGAACAGATCTTAGAATATGAATTGCTACTTATTCAGCAACTCAACTTCCATCTTATAGTGCACAACCCTTACAGACCATTTGAAGGATTCTTGATTGATTTGAAGGTAACAGATTTTGATTGCTGAAGAAATGCATCTTAAATTGCAAGAGCTGTTGTACAGTATTGAAACATGAATGATAGAAAGAACATTGGGTATGCATTGCTTACAATAGTAGAGACAGAATGTCCCTGACAACTAGTTGTTGGGAAACATCAGTGAGAGCATTATAGTACTGTAATTCTGCACATGGATTTTTCATTGGGGCAAGTAGTTGGCTGCTTTGGGAAAAGAGTTCTACGTTTGATAGGGTCTAGATTTGATCCAACTCTACTTATGATATCTTCTTATCAGCTGGACTATTAAGATATAATGTTCAGTTCAAttttctggaccccccctttccattagatacaatgaatggtgtgtgctgctgcgtcgccatgcccaagccccattataatggtggcacttagtctggaccctcccttcccaaaatcccaGCTACATCCCTGATTCATTGAGGTCATATTTAGCATATAAAATTTACCTGGGTTTTGGGTACTTTTCAAAATTTGTTTCTTAACTTGACtcaatagtggatattgctgttttaacctgttttatatgatgtttttaatttgttgctttaacttttaaattGTACACCATAAGCTggctttatattttatattcttgattttacttggttttgtacagcgccgtgtagatttacggcgctttataaataaagataataataataataatagtaataataatcttAAGTTAGTTTTCAATATATACAGTTTTCAATATGCAGCAGATAGCACACATACCTTTAAGTAACAAAATGTATGATGAATTAACATGTTACTGCTTAAAACAGAATTGGCTTTACTTCTTTCTTGGGGGCGGGGGGACAGGAGCCTTGCTTAGCTATTTTGATCAGCATGTGCAAGTTGTCATTCATGCAGACAAGCTTGTTAAATGCAGATTTGTTTTTaacaacatttttcttgaaccAGCCAAGAACAAGAATGGAGCAAGAGTTATTGGTGGTAATGAGAAGAAATTTTGTATCTCTCAGCTTTAATACCTTTGTAGCACTGAAGCTCTCTGTGATGTTTTAAGCCAGAGTGAACAACTGTAGAGGGAGTGGGGGACATCTTTTGCTCTAGCACCCGCCTAGTGGGCCATTTTGGAATGCCCAACACAGTTGGAAGTGTCATTTTTGGCAAATGTTCagccaattttttttggggggggggggggggggttaaaattttttaaatatgtggGGGGGCAAAACTGCTGCATTTGGTGTTTGAAGCCAAAATAATCATCCACAGTTTAATTTGGAGAGCAGCACAGGGTGTCTGTGGCTTTAAGGCCCCAAActaggaccccaagggccacatgtggcccacagtgTGTATGTGGCCTACAATGTATTAAGCTCTGTCTGTGGCAAAGGTCTGACAGAAACATTGGCTGTACCTGAAGTATTGCCAAAAGGTTTCTCGTTTGTTTTTGCCATAACCCACTTCTATGTATGAGGGCTGCACTACTTCATAAGAATATAGAAGGTTGTACAGTATGTAGTTTGACCCTGAGTTCATGAAATGTTTGTCAATTGTGCTGGCTCATTAAATCCTTGGTGCTTTACATTCTTTGTGATATTCTTGTGGGTTGGAGTGGACTTGGTgggcaaatcttttttttttaaagactcctTTTTATCCTTTTTCCTGAAAACAAGAGGGTTAATTAACATTTtggcctgctttttaaaaaaaacaataacaatatccaTTTGAAATTTGCCCTGAATATGAGAATGGTGAAGTGCTGTGCTGCTGAGGGAGTAACATTTGAATGCTTATTTTCTAGACCCGTTACCCACTGCTTGAGAATCCTGAGACATTGAGGAAGACGGCTGATGACTTTCTTAACCGGGTAGCTTTGACAGATGCTTGTCTCCTATATACACCTTCTCAGATAGCTCTCATTGCCATCTTGTCCAGTGCATCTAGGGCAGGAATTAATATGGAAAGGtacataatattttaacatttaagaTGCAACTATAAAAGGTACTAGCCCTCTTTATACAGTTCTGTAAGAATGTATCTATTGTGTTAGTAagagtttgtttgtattttaatatttttcaaaaataatcaaTGTAGATTCCACATGAATGGACAGCCTGATCAGCTGTTTGTGGCAGAGGATAATATGATCAATGGCTACTCCCCATGATGGCTGTATACCTCCATTATCAAAGAACTTGTGCATCTGAGTACTAGCTGCTGGATAGCCTGAATGGGAGGGTGCTATTTACTCTTGTGAACTGCTTGTGGACTTTCCAATAAGATCTGATTGGCTTTATGAGAATAGAACATTGATCTGTCTCTGTTTTGATCTAGAACAATACAGCTCCTACTGTGTTCAGTTAACCATATGTGGGACTACTACTTGGAAAAGAATTGCATTTCAGTGTTGGGCAATGCAAATTGTAGGATTTTTGGAAAGTACTGAGCCTTCTGTTTTTTTCTGACATATTTCAGATGTGGCTTGTAAAATTATTATTGCATctttaatatttgtttattttacactACTAGAACACGTGAATGCTTCTAGGCTACTATTTCATGTCAAGATTGCCATTGTTTTGTtctggaaaagttatattttattgCTTGAGGGTTTAGTTCTTTGGAAATGGAAGTTTTTGTTGTAGAGTTCAAACCATCTTTAGTTTAATTGTAACGTTTTATACTGATTTTTGTCTTGATTTGTTACTTGTTAcagtgtgtgtgttaaatattaTTCAGAAATTCTCTTCTTTCACCTAACATGAAACACTAGGTAAATGTAATTCTCTTTACAGGATGTCTGTTAATTTAAATGTTCTTCATAGCTGTTGTTTGCTTCTCTGTGCATCCAGATGGTAGTGTTGGGATCTAATTTTCACAATCTTTTGACAGCTACTTGTCAGAAAGCCTAATGTTGAAAGAGAACAAAGCTTCCCTCAACCAATTGCTGGATGGAATGAAATGTAAGTAAAGAGGAGGCAATATGTACAGATTTATGCTACATATTTCTGAAGGAAAGGGCTTTGCACAAGACTTGATAGCCATTTGAAAGATAGTAGAGGCATTTCTTTGTTTCTAGATGATCACTGGAACATATGTTGAAACCAACTTGTTCCCAGCTGATGATAAAAGGATTCTTACTGGGTGTCACTTGTTTCTCTTATACGCCTGTATCAGGGCATAAAATGACAAGAGAAGAAAGACATCTAAGTGCAATTATGTTCCCTCAGTAGTAAAGTGACTTTAAGCCTGATAAATATAAATTTTTATACCAAGACATTTTATTGTCTAACCATGTTTCTAGTTAAATGGAAACTATAGAAATAATTGGGAGGAAGTAACAGTTTATCTCTTTCAACCAGACTCCATCCTCTAGATAATTCTGTTCAGTGACAGTTATAAGGAGAATGTATCTGCAGAATTatagagcaggggtggggaatacagaatcttccagatgtttttggattgcatctTGTTATAGCCATAGTCCAAAAGAACAAGAGCACCTGAAGTCCAAAGTTATTTAATCAGACAAACAGATAGAAAACATTACTGAAAAAGCTAATGAGCTAGtgttacatatttaaaataattattactaTAAATATCAGcaataacaaaatttaaaatcgGAAGTGTGCTGCAATGACTTTCTCCCTACCCAAAGAATGTTAAGAAGTAATGGGTCATTTTTACTATATACTGAGGATGAGCAAAGTATGGTGTTTAGATACTACTGGACTGAACTTAAAAGCATTCTGCACTGACTATGTTGGGTAGGGGCTGATGCTCTAGCCCAACAACTTCTAGAGGACTGTACTCTTCCAATCATTACTCTACCCAAAAAAACTATCAAAATGTGTATGAGATCCAACCCAGTGTCAGTGCATttctttatttatgggatttgtatccctcttttctcccaaaatgggattcagggtggcatataataatttaaaaagataaaagtaaaacattaattatagatgtttttaaaaaatgaaataatactgatttttaaaatgtaagttaaatattaaatagttaaaaccatttaaaaagtaaaaaccattaaaacagcacaccacattACAGCACACTTACATTGTTTCTTCAGTTTTTCACTAAAGAATTTGTAGACCACTAATTAATTATCTGCTGAAAGAACATacaaagtttcttttaaaaacctcaacttggcagaaaggtggaataaaaattaaataaataaataaaaagacataaTACATCTactgaatgttttaatttttcatttcatttcattttgttttaataccTACCACTAGTGTGCTGACTTTTCATAAGGAGAAGTTATTTAGAAAGGGGGAAGACACTCCTGCTTTCTCTAGTTTCCTAGATATTTTCATCCGTTCAGTTATTACATTTTCTCAGTCTGCTGCTGCTTCAGCCACACTTTTTTCTAACACAAAAGATTTTCTTCACTGTGATTCCAGCCAGTCTGAAATAACAGAAGTTTAAggttgag from Sceloporus undulatus isolate JIND9_A2432 ecotype Alabama chromosome 2, SceUnd_v1.1, whole genome shotgun sequence includes the following:
- the CCNH gene encoding cyclin-H isoform X4 — translated: MSEYVPQQHSEAALDLPRRGGAQPAPGRGQPQVPRQSGGRREGGGWKAALEPPSPLVQQTDLFLLEAHEELAVCKYYEKRLLDFCSVFKPAMPRSVVGSACMYFKRFYLNNSVMEYHPRIIMLTCAFLACKVDEFNVSSAQFVSNLRESPVGQEKALEQILEYELLLIQQLNFHLIVHNPYRPFEGFLIDLKTRYPLLENPETLRKTADDFLNRVALTDACLLYTPSQIALIAILSSASRAGINMESYLSESLMLKENKASLNQLLDGMK
- the CCNH gene encoding cyclin-H isoform X1, with amino-acid sequence MSEYVPQQHSEAALDLPRRGGAQPAPGRGQPQVPRQSGGRREGGGWKAALEPPSPLVQQTDLFLLEAHEELAVCKYYEKRLLDFCSVFKPAMPRSVVGSACMYFKRFYLNNSVMEYHPRIIMLTCAFLACKVDEFNVSSAQFVSNLRESPVGQEKALEQILEYELLLIQQLNFHLIVHNPYRPFEGFLIDLKTRYPLLENPETLRKTADDFLNRVALTDACLLYTPSQIALIAILSSASRAGINMESYLSESLMLKENKASLNQLLDGMKCMKNLVKKYELPHPEEIAALKQKLEKCHSPELGLNTNIKKRKGYEDDEYIAKKPKMEDEWTDDDLID
- the CCNH gene encoding cyclin-H isoform X3; protein product: MSEYVPQQHSEAALDLPRRGGAQPAPGRGQPQVQQTDLFLLEAHEELAVCKYYEKRLLDFCSVFKPAMPRSVVGSACMYFKRFYLNNSVMEYHPRIIMLTCAFLACKVDEFNVSSAQFVSNLRESPVGQEKALEQILEYELLLIQQLNFHLIVHNPYRPFEGFLIDLKTRYPLLENPETLRKTADDFLNRVALTDACLLYTPSQIALIAILSSASRAGINMESYLSESLMLKENKASLNQLLDGMKCMKNLVKKYELPHPEEIAALKQKLEKCHSPELGLNTNIKKRKGYEDDEYIAKKPKMEDEWTDDDLID
- the CCNH gene encoding cyclin-H isoform X2, which codes for MFHSSTQRRHWTFRGEEELSRRRAEANRRFRGKAVAGGKVQQTDLFLLEAHEELAVCKYYEKRLLDFCSVFKPAMPRSVVGSACMYFKRFYLNNSVMEYHPRIIMLTCAFLACKVDEFNVSSAQFVSNLRESPVGQEKALEQILEYELLLIQQLNFHLIVHNPYRPFEGFLIDLKTRYPLLENPETLRKTADDFLNRVALTDACLLYTPSQIALIAILSSASRAGINMESYLSESLMLKENKASLNQLLDGMKCMKNLVKKYELPHPEEIAALKQKLEKCHSPELGLNTNIKKRKGYEDDEYIAKKPKMEDEWTDDDLID